The Brachyhypopomus gauderio isolate BG-103 chromosome 1, BGAUD_0.2, whole genome shotgun sequence genome includes a window with the following:
- the LOC143525417 gene encoding uncharacterized protein LOC143525417, with protein MGGCGSSHTDREVSEILHAHPRIRYMKERYGPESLKQFHMWVKKCDFPEEGSFNMNRIAALKRSLIKEQYDGFKVNWEAFDLWEREAKWRDYRLQTQTKYEVQRELQNLQSVKCVADPDLDGCPRRPPTALTAPPNPTDVEPQEPVRRNKPPPARPISPVAMHTRSRDGQDTTAGPSQGRMVHVSESPLSPPPETTKDQVMCPMVEVAGQDGPMLVMRTWTVADLQEVMKQFKLPGDIGGRKFAHELDMFCREFRPTSHELRRLLGLKLGVEVTKIQMDWSVKNIQLVNSEWSHEGNEPYRTMLHELCAAIRDAFPLVMDLTKIAICKQNDSETVQEYLYRLTQVHDAHCGMDKPDRMDNGPITPYEAHLRNAFINGLKPEISEKLKDTCITWETAKMEVIVQHAIHAERRWKTVSAWKQDKEPRQTQLSMVRVMRGDEKGNCAGGKSWREQKRTKKVKNRRRDDDDNACYICGEDGHRARGCPQRQDSGRSKVSRVMVGTDVRRGQLVMS; from the coding sequence ATGGGCGGATGTGGTAGTAGTCATACTGACAGGGAGGTCAGTGAGATACTGCACGCACATCCTAGAATAAGGTACATGAAAGAACGGTATGGGCCCGAAAgtttaaaacaatttcacatgTGGGTAAAGAAATGTGATTTCCCAGAGGAGGGGAGTTTTAACATGAACCGAATTGCAGCATTAAAACGAAGTCTGATAAAAGAACAATATGATGGGTTCAAGGTAAACTGGGAAGCTTTTGACTTGTGGGAGAGGGAGGCGAAATGGCGGGATTATAGATTGCAAACACAAACTAAATATGAAGTTCAACGGGAACTTCAGAATCTCCAGTCTGTTAAGTGTGTTGCAGATCCAGACCTGGACGGATGTCCCAGGCGACCCCCAACCGCCCTGAcggccccacccaaccccaccgacGTCGAGCCCCAGGAACCAGTCAGACGAAACAAGCCTCCTCCAGCACGTCCAATCAGCCCAGTGGCTATGCACACAAGATCGCGAGACGGGCAAGACACAACTGCCGGACCAAGCCAAGGACGGATGGTCCATGTCAGCGAGTCGCCCCTGTCTCCTCCTCCGGAAACAACCAAGGATCAGGtgatgtgcccaatggtagagGTGGCTGGTCAGGATGGGCCTATGCTTGTTATGAGAACATGGACTGTTGCAGATTTACAGGAAGTGATGAAGCAGTTCAAGCTCCCTGGTGACATTGGGGGGCGTAAGTTTGCACATGAACTGGACATGTTTTGCCGTGAGTTCAGGCCGACGTCACATGAGCTGCGACGACTCCTGGGCCTGAAACTGGGAGTAGAGGTTACAAAGATCCAGATGGACTGGTCAGTCAAGAACATTCAGTTGGTCAACAGTGAGTGGTCACATGAAGGTAACGAACCGTATCGGACAATGTTACATGAACTATGTGCAGCAATACGGGATGCCTTTCCCCTTGTTATGGATTTAACCAAAATAGCtatttgtaaacaaaatgaCTCAGAGACTGTGCAGGAGTACCTGTATCGACTCACCCAGGTGCATGATGCTCACTGCGGCATGGACAAGCCCGACAGGATGGACAACGGGCCGATCACACCCTATGAAGCTCATTTGCGGAATGCTTTCATTAATGGACTGAAGCCGGAGATTTCCGAGAAGCTCAAGGACACTTGCATCACGTGGGAGACAGCCAAGATGGAGGTGATTGTGCAACATGCTATCCACGCGGAAAGGCGATGGAAGACGGTGAGTGCCTGGAAGCAAGACAAAGAACCGCGGCAAACACAACTTTCCATGGTTCGAGTGATGAGGGGCGATGAAAAAGGTAACTGTGCAGGAGGCAAAAGCTGGAGGGAGCAGAAGAGGACTAAAAAGGTGAAGAACCGCAGGAGAGATGATGACGACAACGCTTGTTACATCTGTGGAGAAGACGGACACCGGGCAAGAGGGTGTCCACAAAGACAGGATAGCGGGAGAAGCAAGGTCAGCAGAGTCATGGTGGGGACTGATGTTCGGAGGGGTCAACTGGTGATGTCCTGA